The genome window TATTCGATCAGGGGAAGGATCGTCTCGGCATCTCGAACCATTGCTGGCGGACATTCATTGATCACGATGATGCCCCATGGATCAAAGCAGGAGCTCGATCTTGCGGCATACGAACCGTCCAAATCATTCCGGGAAGTGGTGAGGGGACTGCGTCCTGGTGATGCGGTGAGGGCCGTAGGCGAACTAAGGGGGGTGCCTAGGACCCTTAACCTGGAGAAGCTTGAGGTCCTGGAGCTGGCCGACGCTCTGGTCAAGACGGCGAATCCCATATGTCCCAAGTGCAACAAGAGCATGCAGTCCATGGGACGGAACGGGGGGTACAGGTGCAAGGTTTGCGGTGGCAAGCGACCGGGATCAGCGGCCAAGACAGAGAAGGAACTGCGCGTCCTGGGCCTGGGATGGTACGAACCGCCGGTCAGTGCTCGGAGACACCTCTCCAAACCTCTGAAACGGACGTGATCCTACCTGGCATCGTCGTTAGTCGATTGTCAATATCGACAATATTTTATATCCCTAGGTTTTTGCTAGGCGCACAACAATCCAAGGCCAGCAAGGTCTTTTGAGGAATCATCATGGAAGAAGTCGTCATATTGAGCGCGGCCCGTACCGCGATAGGCAAGTTCGGTGGATCTCTGAAGGACGTTCCTGCACCGGAGCTCGGGGCTCTAGTCGTCAAAGAGGCTGTGAGGCGGGCCAGCGTCGAGGCAAAGGATGTCAGGGAGTGCATCATGGGCAACGTGCTCAGTGCTTCGCTGGGTCAGAACCCGGCCAGGCAGGCCGCCGTAAAGGGAGGCCTTCCGGTAGAGATCGGGTCCTTCACCCTCAACAAGGTTTGCGGATCCGGCATGAAGGCGGTCATGCTGGCCGCCAACTCGATCAAGGCCGGAGAGCACGACCTGATCGTCGCCGGCGGCATGGAGAACATGAACCAGGCGCCCTATCTGCTGAAGTCCGCCCGTTACGGTTACCGGCTAAATGACGGTACGATAATGGACAGCATGGTCCACGATGGGCTGTGGGACATCTTCACCGATGTCCATATGGGCATCACCGCCGAGACGGTGGCGGAACGGTACCATGTCACCCGCGAGGAGGCCGACCTGATCGCCTATCAGAGCCATACCAAGGCAGCCGCCGCCGTAGCGGCAGGCAAGTTCGAGAAGGAGATCGTGCCCTACGTGATAAAGAACAAGAAGGGCGACATCGTCTTCAAGACCGACGAGGGGATCAGGAGCGACACTAC of Methanomassiliicoccales archaeon contains these proteins:
- a CDS encoding acetyl-CoA C-acetyltransferase; translation: MEEVVILSAARTAIGKFGGSLKDVPAPELGALVVKEAVRRASVEAKDVRECIMGNVLSASLGQNPARQAAVKGGLPVEIGSFTLNKVCGSGMKAVMLAANSIKAGEHDLIVAGGMENMNQAPYLLKSARYGYRLNDGTIMDSMVHDGLWDIFTDVHMGITAETVAERYHVTREEADLIAYQSHTKAAAAVAAGKFEKEIVPYVIKNKKGDIVFKTDEGIRSDTTLEALAKLKPSFKSDGIVTAGNASQLSDGASALVIASRKFADEHGIKPLAEIVGYHTGGTKPEWIMEAPIPTTRELLKKVSMTIDDIDLFEHNEAFATASVAVKRELNVPDEAFNVNGGAIALGHPIGCSGARLLTTMVHTMMDRNKSTGLATLCLGGGNAVSMVLRR